A region of Mauremys mutica isolate MM-2020 ecotype Southern chromosome 24, ASM2049712v1, whole genome shotgun sequence DNA encodes the following proteins:
- the ABHD17A gene encoding alpha/beta hydrolase domain-containing protein 17A, with translation MNGLSVSELCCLFCCPPCPSRIAAKLAFLPPEPTYAVVPEPEPVGSTSSLRGGTAGRWKLHLTDRADFQYAQRELDTIEVFLTKSGRGNRVGCMYIRCVPGARFTVLFSHGNAVDLGQMSSFYIGLGTRINCNIFSYDYSGYGVSTGKPSEKNLYADIDAAWQALRTRYGISPENIILYGQSIGTVPTVDLASRYECAAVVLHSPLTSGMRVAFPDTKKTYCFDAFPNIEKVSKITSPVLIIHGTEDEVIDFSHGLALYERCPKAVEPLWVEGAGHNDIELYSQYLERLRKFISQELASQRN, from the exons ATGAACGGACTGTCGGTGAGTGAGCTGTGCTGCCTCTTCTGctgcccgccctgccccagccggATAGCGGCCAAGCTGGCCTTCCTCCCCCCGGAGCCTACTTACGCCGTCGTCCCCGAGCCGGAGCCCGTGGGcagcaccagctccctgagaggaGGCACCGCGGGCCGATGGAAGCTGCATTTGACGGACCGGGCGGATTTCCAGTACGCCCAGCGGGAGCTGGACACCATCGAGGTGTTTCTAACCAAGAGCGGCCGGGGGAACCGGGTCGGCTGCATGTATATCCGGTGTGTGCCCGGCGCCAG GTTCACGGTGCTCTTCTCCCATGGCAACGCCGTGGACCTGGGCCAGATGAGCAGCTTCTACATCGGCCTGGGCACTCGCATCAATTGCAACATCTTCTCCTACGACTACTCGGGCTACGGCGTGAGCACGGGGAAGCCCTCGGAGAAGAATCTCTACGCCGACATCGACGCGGCCTGGCAGGCCCTGAGAACGAG GTACGGGATCAGCCCGGAGAACATCATCCTGTACGGGCAGAGCATCGGCACGGTGCCCACCGTTGACCTGGCCTCCCGCTACGAGTGCGCCGCCGTGGTGCTCCACTCGCCCCTCACCTCGGGCATGAGGGTCGCCTTCCCCGACACTAAGAAGACGTACTGCTTCGACGCCTTCCCCAA catcgAGAAGGTGTCCAAGATCACTTCGCCCGTCCTCATCATCCACGGCACCGAAGATGAGGTCATCGACTTCTCGCACGGCCTGGCGCTATACGAGCGCTGCCCCAAGGCCGTGGAGCcgctgtgggtggagggggcaggccACAATGACATTGAACTGTACAGCCAGTACCTCGAGCGCCTGCGGAAGTTCATCTCCCAGGAGCTGGCCAGCCAACGCAACTGA